A window of Thermoanaerobaculia bacterium genomic DNA:
ACATCCCCTGCTCGACCCAGAAGCCGGTCGAGATCGCGTCGGTGAAGATCGTCAGCGCGTTCTCGCCGTCGCCGTCGATTGTGAACGTCACCCGGTGACGGTCGAAGGTCCACGTCCAGGGGAGCGCGAGCTCGGTGTACGCCGCGGGCGGGAGATCGACCGTGCCGGAAGCGATGGTCACGCCGTCGATGCTCCACCGGTAGGGCAGTGTCCGCGCCCGGTCCTTCCAGTTGCGGACGTGCGCGACCCACGAGACGCTCTGTCCGGGCGCCGGCCACCCGTCGCGGTCGGGATGCGGGCTGTCCCGCACCCAGTCCATTTTCGGCGTCCGGCCGATCCACCCGACGGTGATGTCGGGATCCTTGTCCGCACGCGTGGTCGCGGGCAAGAGAAGGAAAGCGGCGAGGAGGACGGCGAGGCGCGGCATCGAAGGACGTTCCCGTCCATTAGAGCAGATCCGCCGTCCGGCAATGCGCGGATCGCAGGATTTCGACAGCGCCTACGGCTCGGCGATCGGCGTGCCCTGCGCCGCGACGAGCCGCCAGCGGCCTTCCTCGACGACGAACACGTGCGTGTAGCGGCTCTTGACGGAAAACGGTTCCCCGGCCATCTCGCCCGACATCGCGGTGCGGCCCGTCACGATCGCCGTCGTGCCGTGGACGCGCACGCGCGTTTCCGCCGGCTCGATCTTCTCGAAGGAGACCTGCCCCGTGCGCATCGCGCCGAGAAACGCTTCCTTGGCGACTTCGGACCCGCGCGCGATGTCGATCATGAGGAAATCGGGCGCGAGGAGGTCGTCGAGCGCGCCGAGGTTCCCCGCGATCAGGGCGGAAAAGAAACGTCGGTCGGCGTCGGCGGGCTCGTCGGCCATGCCGGAAATATACCGCGGGAGCGCCGCCGTCCGGCGCTCCCGCGGGAAGTCTTCACTTCTTGTGATGCAGCGCCACGTCCTGGATGCGTCCCTCGCTGGCGTAGTTCAACGTCTCGACATCCTGGATGTAGTCGCGGAGCGCGTCGCATTCGAGATACGTCGTCTGCAGAACGTTCGTCGCATCGATCCCGAGATAACCGAGGAGGGCGGCCGATCCGTCGTTGACAGTCACGGAATAGGTCCCCGAGAAATCGATCGGGTCTCCGCCGACGCGAATCGACTCGAGGAGCACGCGTTCGCCCGGATCTCGGCGCGAATCGTACTGAAATGTCATCCCCGAGGTCTGGAGGAAAAAGTCATCGTTGACGCCGAGCTGGGAGAGGGTGATTTCGAGGACGGTCACGAGCTGTTCGGCCGTCAGGTCGAGGGTCACGAGGTGGAAACCCAGCCCGGTCGGCGGATCGTATCCGTAGCTCACGGCGTGGAAGACATCCGCGCCCACGATCGGTCCGGCCCAGATCTTTTCCGAGATCCAGCCGTCTGCCGTCGGACCGATCGACGTATCGGTCTTCGCCCGGTAGGCATCGGTGTTGAGATTGCCGAGGGCGCTGTCGCGGTCGGCGCCCTTCGGCGGCGGAGATAGTCGAGATGCGTCGCAGCGTAACCGACTTGGGTTCCATAGAAATCCTGGTCGCCATAGTCGGAAACGATGACGGTTTTCCGACGGTCGACGAATTCCGGGATGCCCGGGTCGGACGCGACCGTCGCGTCGAGGGGGATCATCTGGTACGTGTCGACTCCGTCCGTGAACGTCAGCTTGCCCATGTCGAGGTAGTGCGAACCGGGTTGGAAAATGAGCGTCGTCGTGTCGTCCGGGCTCGTGACGCCGACGGGCTTCTTGAAGAGGAAATGATCGTGGCCTCCGATGCTTTCACCATTTTCGCCGGACGGGAGCCGAAAGGGCGCGAATGCGTCATGCGCAAGGCTCGGGGATTGGTTAGATTCGTAAAGTGCACGAGTATTTCGAGCACGCCGCCGACGTCGGCGTTCGGGGTTTCGGAGAATCGCCGGCGGATGCCTTCGCGGGCGCCGCGACCGGATTGTTCCTTCTGATCGACGCCGATCTCGATTCCGTCCGGCCGGAAGTCCAGGAGAGCTTCGAACTGGAAGCGCCGGACCTCGAGGCGCTCCTCGTCGCGTACCTGAACGAGCTGATCTCGCTCTTCGACGGCCGGCGGATCCTCTTCTCCCGCTTTCACGTCCGGATCGACGAGGAGCGCCAACGAGGAATCTTTCGACTCCGATGCGAGGCGGCGGGGGAGCCGTTCGACCCGGCCCGGCACCACGGCGTCGTCGAGCCGAAAGGGGCGACGTACACCGCCGCGCGCGTCGCGCGGTCCGACGGGCGCTGGCTCGCCCAGTGCGTCGTGGACGTCTAGCGGAAGGGGGCCAGAGATGGCAACGTCGATCGCGGCCGCCGTCGTCGGCGGGTTCACGGAAGTCGAAACGAACGTGTGGGAGCTCCCTCCGACGGGCGCGATGCGCGTGCCGGGGCGCATCTACGCGAGCCGCGCTCTCGTCGAGGCGCTCGACGAGAAGGTCCGGGAGCAGGTGGCGCACGTCGCTTCGCTTCCCGGGATCGTCGGCGCCTCCTACGCGATGCCCGACGCGCACTGGGGATACGGCTTTCCGATCGGCGGCGTCGCGGCGTTCGATCCCGAGCAGGGAGGAATCATCTCGGCCGGCGGCGTCGGCTTCGACATTTCGTGCGGCGTGCGGACATACCGCACGGGACTCAAGGCCGTCGATCTCGGCGAAAAGCTCGAGACGCTCGCGCACGACCTCTACCGCACGGTGCCCGCCGGGATCGGCTCGCAAGGCGCCATCCGCCTCGACGACGCCGAGCTCGACCAGATGCTTCTGGGCGGCGCGCGCTGGGCCGTCGAAAGAGGATGGGGCGAGGCGTCGGACCTGCCGCGCGTCGAGGAGCGCGGGTGCATGGCGGGCGCCAACCCGGGGGCGGTGAGCCGGCGCGCGCGGGATCGCCAGCACAGCGAGGTCGGCACGCTCGGGTCGGGAAATCACTACCTGGAGCTCCAGGCCGTCGACAAGGTCTTCGACGCGGCCGCCGCGGCGGCTTTCGGAGTGGAGTCCGGAGACCTCCTCGCGACGATCCATTGCGGCTCGCGCGGGCTCGGCCATCAGATCGGCACGGAGTTCATGCAGTCGCTCGCCGCCGCCGCCCCGCGGTACGGGATCGCGCTGCCGGATCGCGAGCTCGCGTGCGCGCCGATCCGCTCTCCGGAAGGGGAGCGATATCTCGGCGCGATGCGGGCGGCGATCAACTGTGCGTTCGCCAACCGGGAGGTGATCGGGTCGCTCGTGCGGAAGGTCTTCGCCCGGCACTTCCCGTCGGCGCGGGTCACGCTCCTCTACGACGTGTCCCACAACACGTGCAAGGCCGAGGAGCACGTGGTCGCCGGCGTTTCGCGGAAGCTCTTCGTCCACCGGAAGGGCGCGACCCGCGCGTTCGGCCCCGGCCATCCGGACCTGCCCGACGAATACAAAGCGACGGGCCAGCCGGTCCTGATCGGTGGGACGATGGGAACGTACTCCTTCATCCTCGCCGGCACGCGGGAGTCCGAGTCCCGCGCGTTTTCCTCGTCGTGCCACGGCGCGGGACGGAAGATGAGCCGCACGCAGGCGAAGAAGCTCTGGCAGGGAAAGGCGCTGATCCGGGAGCTCGGCGCCGGCGGGATCGTGATCAAGGCGCACAGCGCGGCCGGCGCGGCCGAAGAGGCGCCCGGCGCCTACAAGGACGTCGAGGAGGTCGCCGCGGTCGCCGAGGCGGTCGGGCTGTCGAAGCGCGTCGCGCGGGTCCGGCCGATCGCCTGCGTCAAAGGATGAGCTCGCGCGGCCGGCGGGCACGCGGGATGGAGGAGGCGAGCGCAATAGCGGGTCCTGTCACGCGGCCGCCCTCCGTGCCCGGCCGGCGCGGGTGCGGATCGGGTTACAGGGACGGTGCGCGGCGGCCGGGTCCCGGAGGGACGGTCGCGCGCCACCCGCTGCCGCTCGCGGCGAGAGATCGCGAACCCGCGGTGGACGCTCGCTCGAAGAGTCGGATGGAGGCGCCGCTTCGCGGCGCGGCAGGATGAGCTCGCGCGGCCGGCGGCAGACGAGACCGCGCGGCTCGGCCGCGCCGCCGAGCAGCCTCTCCCCTGGGGAGAGGAAGGCCGCCGCAGGCGGCCAGTCAGCCCCTTTCCCGCTCCGGCCAGAGAACGGTGTAGTCCGAGCCGCAGGCGGGGCAGACCACGTATCCGTCGATCCGTCCGTCCTCGCAGAGCGCGTCGAATTCCGATTCGTCGACCGGATCGGCGTCCGGTTCTCCCTTGCTCGCCGCGCAGACGCGGGAGCAGTAAAGCGTTCCATCGCGTCCGAGATAGCCGATCGGTATTGTCGCTTC
This region includes:
- a CDS encoding 5'-nucleotidase codes for the protein MRRPSENRHRFRLWRPGFLWNPSRLRCDASRLSPPPKGADRDSALGNLNTDAYRAKTDTSIGPTADGWISEKIWAGPIVGADVFHAVSYGYDPPTGLGFHLVTLDLTAEQLVTVLEITLSQLGVNDDFFLQTSGMTFQYDSRRDPGERVLLESIRVGGDPIDFSGTYSVTVNDGSAALLGYLGIDATNVLQTTYLECDALRDYIQDVETLNYASEGRIQDVALHHKK
- a CDS encoding nuclear transport factor 2 family protein, giving the protein MADEPADADRRFFSALIAGNLGALDDLLAPDFLMIDIARGSEVAKEAFLGAMRTGQVSFEKIEPAETRVRVHGTTAIVTGRTAMSGEMAGEPFSVKSRYTHVFVVEEGRWRLVAAQGTPIAEP
- a CDS encoding archease, whose product is MHEYFEHAADVGVRGFGESPADAFAGAATGLFLLIDADLDSVRPEVQESFELEAPDLEALLVAYLNELISLFDGRRILFSRFHVRIDEERQRGIFRLRCEAAGEPFDPARHHGVVEPKGATYTAARVARSDGRWLAQCVVDV
- a CDS encoding RtcB family protein, whose product is MATSIAAAVVGGFTEVETNVWELPPTGAMRVPGRIYASRALVEALDEKVREQVAHVASLPGIVGASYAMPDAHWGYGFPIGGVAAFDPEQGGIISAGGVGFDISCGVRTYRTGLKAVDLGEKLETLAHDLYRTVPAGIGSQGAIRLDDAELDQMLLGGARWAVERGWGEASDLPRVEERGCMAGANPGAVSRRARDRQHSEVGTLGSGNHYLELQAVDKVFDAAAAAAFGVESGDLLATIHCGSRGLGHQIGTEFMQSLAAAAPRYGIALPDRELACAPIRSPEGERYLGAMRAAINCAFANREVIGSLVRKVFARHFPSARVTLLYDVSHNTCKAEEHVVAGVSRKLFVHRKGATRAFGPGHPDLPDEYKATGQPVLIGGTMGTYSFILAGTRESESRAFSSSCHGAGRKMSRTQAKKLWQGKALIRELGAGGIVIKAHSAAGAAEEAPGAYKDVEEVAAVAEAVGLSKRVARVRPIACVKG